One window from the genome of Lathamus discolor isolate bLatDis1 chromosome 8, bLatDis1.hap1, whole genome shotgun sequence encodes:
- the LOC136018919 gene encoding LOW QUALITY PROTEIN: olfactory receptor 12D2-like (The sequence of the model RefSeq protein was modified relative to this genomic sequence to represent the inferred CDS: inserted 2 bases in 1 codon; deleted 2 bases in 1 codon; substituted 1 base at 1 genomic stop codon): protein MLNQTAVREFILLGPTDMQGLQHFFFISFLLLYLTSLLGNGAVVTMVISEPRLNTLTYFFLGNLSCLDIFCSTVTAPKMLTGFLFGHQPISFSACLAQIHLFHFLGSTEAVLLAAMAHDHYVGICNRLRYVLVMSPRTCLLLALARWSTGFVHATMHXVMTSQLSFCDCNHIHHFGCDIKPRLNLACSSTSLNTTLLSVVATSIVLVSITLIVLCYVYITSFLFCNVQSXEGRWKPFSTCISHPIIVALLYIPVLFTYAPPSSVSSPGMDVQVSLMYNALTPALNPLIYTLSNQEVRSALKKMLGRQPIPRGK from the exons ATGCTGAACCAAACAGCGGTCAGGGAGTTCATCCTTTTGGGCCCCACCGAcatgcaggggctgcagcactttttcttcatctcttttctgctgctctACTTGACCAGCCTTCTGGGAAATGGTGCCGTTGTGACCATGGTGATATCTGAGCCCCGG CTAAACACACTGACGTACTTCTTTCTGGGGAACCTGTCCTGCCTGGACATTTTCTGCTCCACAGTCACTGCTCCCAAGATGTTGACAGGCTTTCTCTTtgggcatcagcccatctcctTCAGTGCGTGCTTGGCCCAGATCCACCTCTTCCACTTCCTGGGCAGTACTGAGGCTGTGCTCCTGGCCGCCATGGCCCATGACCACTACGTGGGCATTTGCAACCGTTTGCGCTACGTCCTTGTCATGAGTCCACGGACTtgtctgctgctggctctggctAGATGGTCCACTGGCTTTGTACATGCCACAATGCA TGTCATGACCTCTCAACTGAGTTTCTGTGACTGCAACCACATCCACCACTTCGGTTGTGACATTAAGCCACGGTTGAATTTGGCTTGCAGTAGTACCAGCCTCAACACGACCCTCCTCAGTGTTGTTGCCACATCTATTGTCCTAGTCTCCATCACTCTCATAGTCCTCTGCTATGTCTATATTacctccttcctcttctgtaACGTCCAGTCCTAGGAAGGAAGATGGAAGCCCTTCTCCACCTGCATCTCCCACCCCATCATTGTGGCGCTGTTATACATACCAGTGCTCTTCACTTATGCACCACCTTCCTCAGTAAGCTCCCCTGGAATGGATGTGCAAGTGTCTCTCATGTACAATGCTCTCACCCCAGCTCTGAACCCCTTGATATACACCCTTAGCAATCAGGAGGTGAGATCTGCCCTGAAAAAAATGTTAGGGAGACAACCCATTCCCAGAGGAAAGTGA
- the LOC136018797 gene encoding olfactory receptor 10A7-like, which produces MGPIEDMRTGNQTVTTHFLLLGFAFHGKMQLLFFTVISTMFLAILIGNSLIIVIAAIDPVLHTPMYYFLRNLALTEICYSLSIVPKMLAILLVEGKIISFTACALQLNCVILFVTCECFLLGVMAYDRQVAICHPLHYATIMNRARCFKMAFGSWLSGVPVALGFTTWLFTLPFCGRNAVDHFFCDVSPVLKLVCADTALFELLIFIAIVIIVMIPFSLIAISYLCIIHAILQIPSAVGQRRAFSTCAAHLVVVTLFYSTTGIIHLRPKSGLSSNMKKMVSLSYTVVTPMLNPIIYSLRNQEVKQSLRRCINKWLLKKQEIDSL; this is translated from the coding sequence atGGGACCTATTGAGGACATGAGGACAGGAAACCAAACGGTCACTACTCACTTCTtacttttggggtttgctttCCATGGCAAGATGCAGCTCCTATTTTTCACAGTGATTTCCACCATGTTCCTGGCCATCTTGATAGGGAACTCTCTAATCATTGTGATCGCAGCCATTGACCCTGTCCTACACACTCCCATGTACTACTTCCTAAGGAATCTTGCCTTGACAGAGATCTGCTACAGCCTGAGCATTGTCCCCAAGATGCTCGCGATTCTGCTGGTGGAgggaaaaattatttccttcacaGCTTGCGCCTTGCAGCTCAACTGCGTTATTCTTTTTGTTACTTGTGAGTGTTTTCTCTTAGGTGTAATGGCTTATGACCGGCAAGTAGCAATATGCCACCCATTGCATTATGCCACCATAATGAACAGGGCTCGCTGCTTCAAGATGGCTTTTGGGTCTTGGCTGTCTGGTGTCCCTGTGGCTCTGGGCTTCACCACCTGGTTATTTACCCTGCCCTTCTGTGGGAGAAACGCAGTCGACCATTTCTTTTGTGATGTTTCTCCTGTGTTAAAGCTGGTGTGTGCAGACACAGCCCTGTTTGAACTACTGATTTTTATTGCTATTGTCATAATAGTGATGATTCCCTTTTCTCTGATAGCTATCTCTTACCTTTGCATTATCCATGCTATTCTTCAGATACCCTCGGCTGTGGGCCAGAGGAGAGCCTTTTCCACCTGTGCAGCTCACCTGGTGGTAGTGACTCTTTTTTACAGCACAACTGGCATCATTCACCTGCGACCCAAGTCCGGCCTCTCATCcaacatgaagaaaatggtTTCCCTGTCTTACACAGTTGTCACCCCCATGCTCAACCCCATCATCTACAGCTTGAGGAATCAGGAAGTCAAGCAAAGCTTGAGGAGATGCATCAACAAATGGTTACTTAAGAAGCAGGAGATAGATTCCTTGTAG